Proteins from one Drosophila gunungcola strain Sukarami chromosome 2R unlocalized genomic scaffold, Dgunungcola_SK_2 000012F, whole genome shotgun sequence genomic window:
- the LOC128255821 gene encoding LOW QUALITY PROTEIN: probable phenylalanine--tRNA ligase, mitochondrial (The sequence of the model RefSeq protein was modified relative to this genomic sequence to represent the inferred CDS: inserted 1 base in 1 codon) — protein MLLTLRVQGARHLVKSTRCLASSAAPEKSPSAQPHLEVNGSTFATDGWTNVTPKILSYLGANKHLQTDHPLSIIRQRIVNYFYGAYRNQRGNPLFSVYDNLSPVVTVQQNFDNLLIPADHVSRQKSDCYYINQQHLLRAHTTAHQVELISGGLDNFXVVGEVYRRDEIDSTHYPVFHQADAVRLVTKDKLFERNPGLELFEETWSGTLADPKLILPSSKFMDQTKQPCHTLEAVKLMEHEMKHVLVGLTKDLFGPRIKYRWVDTYFPFTQPSWELEIYFKDNWLEVLGCGIMRHEILQRSGVHQSIGYAFGVGLERLAMVLFDIPDIRLFWSNDSGFLSQFSEKDLLNLPTYKPISHYPQCTNDLSFWLPDDVEVDAGFSPNDFYDLVRSVAGDMVEQISLVDKFKHPKTGKSSVCFRIVYRHMERTLTQAEVNEVHKQIASASVDSFKVQIR, from the exons ATGCTGTTGACACTTCGAGTGCAAGGAGCTCGGCACTTGGTGAAGTCCACTCGATGCCTGGCCAGCAGCGCGGCGCCGGAGAAGTCGCCATCCGCCCAACCACACCTGGAGGTCAATGGGAGCACGTTCGCCACCGATGGATGGACGAACGTTACGCCCAAAATTCTCTCCTATCTGGGAGCGAACAAGCACCTGCAGACGGACCACCCGCTGTCCATCATCCGCCAGCGGATCGTCAACTACTTCTACGGAGCGTACCGCAACCAAAGGGGCAATCCGCTGTTCTCCGTCTACGACAACCTCAGTCCGGTGGTCACTGTGCAGCAGAACTTTGACAACCTGCTGATACCCGCTGACCATGTGAGTCGCCAGAAGTCCGACTGCTACTACATCAACCAGCAGCATCTGCTGCGGGCCCACACCACTGCCCATCAAGTAGAACTGATCTCGGGGGGATTGGACAACT TGGTGGTGGGCGAGGTGTATCGGCGGGACGAAATCGACAGCACCCACTATCCGGTGTTCCACCAGGCGGACGCCGTGCGGCTGGTCACCAAAGACAAGCTATTCGAGCGCAATCCCGGTCTGGAGCTGTTCGAGGAGACGTGGTCCGGCACGCTGGCCGATCCCAAGCTTATCCTGCCCTCCTCCAAGTTCATGGACCAGACCAAACAGCCCTGCCACACCCTGGAGGCCGTCAAGCTGATGGAACACGAAATGAAGCACGTGCTGGTAGGCCTGACGAAGGATTTGTTTGGTCCTCGCATAAAGTACCGATGGGTGGACACCTATTTCCCCTTCACCCAGCCCTCGTGGGAACTTGAGATCTACTTCAAGGACAACTGGCTGGAGGTCCTGGGCTGCGGCATCATGCGCCACGAGATTCTGCAGAGATCTGGCGTCCACCAGTCGATTGGTTATGCCTTCGGAGTTGGCCTGGAGCGTTTGGCCATGGTTCTGTTCGACATACCGGACATCCGGCTCTTCTGGTCAAACGACAGTGGCTTCCTTTCGCAGTTCAGCGAAAAGGACCTGTTAAATCTGCCCACCTACAAGCCCATATCCCACTATCCGCAGTGCACGAACGACTTGTCCTTCTGGCTTCCCGACGATGTGGAGGTGGATGCCGGCTTCTCGCCCAACGACTTTTACGATCTGGTCCGCTCTGTGGCCGGTGATATGGTGGAGCAG ATCAGCCTGGTCGACAAGTTCAAGCATCCAAAGACGGGGAAGTCGAGTGTCTGCTTCCGCATCGTTTACCGCCACATGGAGCGCACCCTCACGCAGGCGGAGGTAAACGAAGTCCACAAGCAGATCGCCAGTGCTAGTGTGGATAGTTTCAAAGTGCAAATACGTTAG
- the LOC128255822 gene encoding sulfotransferase 1C4 — protein sequence MEKSALKFPHEIRDVEESTNAELLDYFHGERTGFVQVGSEGYFFPHKYKEEAERYYNFVARPDDVWIATVPRSGTTWTQELIWLVANGLDFDQAQRRPLTERFPFFEFPLFVHPKVKEELQNENRHSAEAVEFLEKISRPGYETLRELPSSQRRFIKTHFPFSLMPPSVLENRCKVIYVVRNPKDVAVSYYHLNRLFRTQGYVGDFERYWRYFQRGLNPWLPYYSHVKEALEHAKLPNVLFLRYEDMLVDLPGTVHSIANFLECPLKPEDLGSLLDHLSIKTFRENKSVNMHEMASVGILNKGEAGFVRSGAKTACRPQKEFVDNPKLLKSANEWVEQNAKCFKTI from the exons ATGGAAAAGTCTGCTCTTAAGTTTCCCCATGAGATTCGCGATGTGGAGGAGTCCACAAATGCGGAGCTGTTGGACTACTTCCATG GCGAGCGGACTGGCTTTGTTCAGGTCGGATCTGAGGGATATTTCTTTCCGCACAAGTACAAGGAGGAGGCCGAAAGGTATTACAACTTTGTGGCTCGACCAGATGATGTCTGGATTGCCACGGTGCCAAGGTCGGGCACCACTTGGACGCAGGAGCTCATTTGGCTGGTGGCCAATGGCCTGGACTTTGACCAGGCCCAGCGACGACCGCTCACCGAACGCTTCCCATTCTTTGA GTTTCCCTTGTTTGTGCATCCCAAGGTAAAGGAGGAGCTGCAGAATGAAAACCGTCACTCAGCTGAAGCCGTAGAGTTCCTTGAGAAGATTTCCCGACCGGGCTACGAGACGCTGAGAGAACTGCCCAGCTCCCAGCGACGCTTTATCAAAActcattttcctttttctctAATGCCGCCTAGTGTCCTGGAAAATAGGTGTAAG GTGATCTATGTGGTTCGCAATCCCAAGGATGTGGCAGTTTCCTATTACCATTTGAACAGGCTCTTCCGAACGCAGGGTTATGTGGGAGATTTCGAGCGTTACTGGCGCTACTTTCAAAGAGGATTAA ATCCGTGGCTGCCCTACTATAGTCATGTGAAGGAGGCTCTCGAGCATGCCAAGCTGCCCAATGTGCTTTTCCTGCGCTACGAGGACATGCTAGTAGATCTGCCCGGCACAGTTCACAGCATAGCCAACTTCCTGGAGTGCCCGCTGAAGCCCGAGGACCTGGGTAGCCTACTCGATCATCTGAGCATCAAGACTTTCCGCGAGAACAAGTCAGTAAATATGCACGAGATGGCTTCCGTAGGCATCCTCAACAAAGGAGAGGCAGGATTCGTGCGTAGCGGAGCCAAAACAGCGTGTCGGCCACAAAAGGAGTTCGTCGACAATCCTAAGCTTTTGAAGAGCGCGAACGAATGGGTGGAACAGAACGCAAAATGCTTCAAGACCATATAA
- the LOC128255696 gene encoding uncharacterized protein LOC128255696, with protein sequence MHPSGRNNGRSGAAVPTQHSRGHTVSGVTVRSKLAAPLSTQTAGTRRAVHGGAGDGGSDAAWKQPGRRLANASPPSRLVQPTIASSLRASTYRQTAKQQQFEQAAQEKEKATSGGPPPKGTETEVKRSPRQRVMTQAVKQAARARLWPTKPAGVGHSSNLRRNRLPVPEEPAPLADSEALLERAEVPEIRPQELLEAGIQTNEAEILDHGLVLGEVRWLCPSMQLVEQIERERRELKAKTERQSKRSFAAHEQQEELHLDELKEFSLRNAVTKRSPKKPPPIQYAIYDNQYQNVFKSMDDFFTRVQSSGPKSESVTNIQERIKRKEQELLSLFDNVDLND encoded by the coding sequence atgcatcCATCCGGCAGGAACAATGGTCGGAGTGGCGCTGCGGTGCCAACGCAGCACAGTCGAGGGCACACCGTCTCTGGGGTCACAGTGCGTTCCAAGTTGGCGGCACCTCTATCGACGCAGACGGCGGGAACACGCAGAGCGGTTCACGGCGGAGCCGGCGATGGAGGATCCGATGCGGCTTGGAAGCAGCCAGGTCGTCGTCTGGCCAATGCTAGCCCGCCTTCTCGGCTGGTCCAGCCCACCATAGCCTCGTCGCTGAGGGCCAGCACTTACAGGCAGACGGCCAAACAGCAGCAGTTCGAGCAAGCGGCtcaggagaaggagaaggccACATCGGGCGGTCCCCCGCCAAAGGGCACCGAAACGGAGGTCAAGAGGTCACCCAGGCAGCGGGTGATGACCCAAGCGGTCAAACAGGCGGCCCGGGCCCGTCTCTGGCCAACCAAACCGGCGGGCGTAGGCCACTCCTCGAACCTGCGCAGGAATAGGCTCCCAGTGCCCGAGGAACCTGCTCCCTTGGCGGATAGCGAGGCCTTGCTGGAAAGGGCGGAAGTCCCGGAGATCAGGCCCCAGGAGCTGCTCGAAGCGGGCATCCAGACCAACGAGGCGGAGATCCTCGACCATGGACTAGTCCTCGGCGAAGTCAGGTGGTTGTGCCCCTCGATGCAGCTGGTGGAGCAGATCGAACGGGAGCGGCGCGAACTCAAGGCGAAGACGGAGCGCCAGTCGAAGCGCAGCTTCGCTGCCCacgagcagcaggaggagctgcATCTGGACGAGCTGAAAGAGTTTTCCCTGCGTAACGCCGTGACCAAGCGCTCTCCCAAGAAGCCGCCACCGATCCAGTACGCCATCTACGACAATCAGTACCAGAACGTGTTCAAGTCCATGGATGACTTCTTCACCCGAGTGCAGTCTTCTGGGCCCAAGTCCGAGTCTGTGACCAACATCCAGGAGCGCATTAAACgcaaggagcaggagctgctGAGCCTCTTCGATAACGTCGACCTGAACGACTGA
- the LOC128255764 gene encoding probable G-protein coupled receptor Mth-like 7: protein MYLMTMDQTVENRVPVIEMAVIRDPFWNCDEVLSLKNDEFTFMQNGTLLIHSSEEYLNNYQYCLYPKFYTDFPKYIWVVVHRCMTILLPGTLEVSVISLICFILTIAVYLYVEKLRNVIGKCLISCIFGRFMETLNMILDDLSVLNGICSSAGYSLYFFKLASSLWHTVISYHVWKGFKSIIRNEPRHQFLTYSVFVWGTALIPTGIIYLINQSWNNDLHKWNWMPLVGFSQCSVKDSNSSSWIYYFGPLQILSTFNAAMFTSTAIHIRKVRRQLMNFRQEKTASSLHFNSQTYLEFLRLSVLMGVSWTLDFVPFFAHSANFWWPVVWALKYYQKGFGIIIFILLILKRSTIVLIINSFRENR, encoded by the exons ATGTACCTAATGACGATGGACCAAACGGTTGAGAATCGGGTTCCTGTGATCGAAATGGCCGTTATAAGGGATCCGTTTTGGAATTGTGACGAGGTGCTCAGCCTGAAGAACGATGAGTTCACTTTTATGCAG AACGGCACCTTACTTATCCACTCGTCTGAGGAGTACCTAAACAATTACCAATACTGTCTGTACCCCAAGTTTTATACGGACTTCCCAAAGTATATATGGGTTGTCGTGCACAGGTGCATGACGATATTGCTCCCAGGGACCCTCGAAG TCTCGGTGATATCGTTGATATGCTTTATCCTTACGATCGCAGTGTATCTTTACGTTGAGAAGCTTCGAAATGTGATTGGCAAGTGCCTCATTAGCTGCATATTCGGAAGGTTCATGGAGACCCTTAACATGATACTGGATGACTTGAGCGTATTAAATGGCATTTGCTCATCAGCAG GCTATAGCTTATACTTCTTCAAACTGGCTTCCAGTCTCTGGCACACAGTCATCAGCTACCATGTGTGGAAAGGATTCAAATCTATTATTCGGAACGAACCTCGTCATCAATTCCTCACCTACAGTGTCTTTGTATGGGGAACTGCTTTAATCCCGACcggaataatttatttaattaatcaatCGTGGAATAACGATTTGCATAAATGGAACTGGATGCCCTTGGTCGGTTTTAGTCAATGCTCGGTAAAAG ATTCGAACTCTTCTTCTTGGATCTATTACTTTGGACCTTTACAGATCCTAAGCACCTTCAATGCGGCCATGTTCACCTCGACGGCCATTCACATTCGAAAAGTGAGACGACAATTAATGAATTTCCGGCAGGAAAAGACAGCGAGCAGTCTTCATTTCAACAGTCAGAC TTACTTGGAGTTTCTGAGGCTATCTGTTTTGATGGGCGTATCCTGGACCCTGGattttgttcctttttttgCGCATAGCGCCAATTTTTGGTGGCCAGTCGTTTGGGCTCTTAAATATTACCAGAAGGGCTtcggtattattatttttattcttcttATCCTTAAGCGCAGTACTATCGTACTGATTATTAATAG TTTTCGAGAAAACCGGTAG